A stretch of Cytobacillus sp. IB215665 DNA encodes these proteins:
- a CDS encoding M3 family oligoendopeptidase, with product MKFETYTYERPNMKEIEAQFQMAINKFKNASNVDEQGIAMNDFNKIRNDVLSMFNICYIRHSIDTEDEFYKQEQDYLDEVQPLLQGFVSDYYKELVNSKFRVELEEKWGKQLFALADAELKTFSPEVVEDLQLENKLSTEYTKLIASAKIMFEGEERTLAQLGPFAESTDRDMRKKANEARFGFYKEHAEQLDELYDKLVKVRTDIAVKLGYKNFVELGYYRMTRTDYNADMVKNFRDQVKEYIVPLATKLRERQQERIGVDTLKYFDEGFQYKTGNATPKGSPEWIINNGKKMYEELSPETNEFFNFMIDNNLMDLVAKKGKASGGYCSYIPNYKAPFIFSNFNGTSGDIDVLTHEAGHAFQGYESRNFEMTEYNWPTYEACEIHSMSMEFFTWPWMELFFEEDTEKYKFSHLSEALLFLPYGVAVDEFQHFIYENPEATPKERKLAWRELEKKYLPHRDYDGNEYLEQGGFWQRQSHIYQTPFYYIDYTLAQICAFQFWKKSREDQQSAWNDYVHLCKQGGSQSFTNLVKVANLKSPFEEGCVQSVVGEIDAWLSGVEDKKL from the coding sequence ATGAAATTTGAAACTTATACATACGAACGCCCTAATATGAAAGAAATTGAAGCCCAATTTCAAATGGCTATTAACAAATTTAAAAATGCTAGTAACGTAGATGAGCAAGGAATTGCGATGAACGATTTTAACAAAATTCGTAATGATGTGCTTTCTATGTTTAACATTTGTTATATCCGTCATAGTATTGATACAGAGGACGAATTTTACAAACAAGAGCAAGATTATTTGGATGAAGTTCAACCGCTACTTCAAGGGTTTGTATCAGATTATTACAAAGAGCTTGTCAATTCTAAGTTTAGAGTTGAGCTTGAGGAGAAGTGGGGTAAGCAATTATTTGCATTAGCTGATGCTGAATTAAAAACATTTTCTCCTGAAGTAGTAGAAGATTTACAATTAGAAAATAAGTTGAGTACAGAATATACAAAGTTAATAGCTTCTGCAAAAATCATGTTTGAAGGGGAAGAACGTACCCTTGCTCAACTAGGTCCGTTTGCTGAATCTACTGACCGAGATATGAGAAAGAAGGCAAACGAAGCACGATTTGGCTTCTACAAAGAGCATGCTGAACAATTGGATGAATTATACGATAAGTTAGTAAAAGTACGTACAGATATTGCTGTAAAACTCGGGTATAAGAATTTTGTTGAGCTAGGGTATTATCGAATGACAAGAACTGATTATAATGCAGATATGGTGAAAAATTTCCGAGATCAAGTGAAGGAATACATTGTACCGTTAGCTACCAAATTACGAGAACGTCAACAAGAGCGCATCGGTGTTGATACTTTAAAATATTTTGATGAGGGTTTTCAATATAAAACTGGTAATGCAACTCCAAAAGGAAGCCCAGAATGGATTATAAATAACGGGAAGAAAATGTATGAAGAATTATCACCTGAAACAAACGAGTTTTTCAATTTTATGATTGATAATAATTTAATGGATCTTGTTGCTAAAAAAGGGAAAGCAAGTGGGGGATATTGTTCATATATTCCAAACTATAAGGCACCATTTATCTTTTCTAACTTTAATGGGACTTCTGGTGATATAGATGTTCTAACTCATGAAGCAGGTCATGCATTTCAAGGATATGAGTCTAGAAATTTTGAGATGACAGAATATAATTGGCCTACTTATGAGGCTTGTGAAATACATTCAATGAGTATGGAGTTTTTCACTTGGCCTTGGATGGAACTGTTCTTCGAAGAAGATACGGAAAAGTATAAATTCTCTCATTTAAGTGAAGCGTTACTATTTCTCCCTTACGGAGTAGCAGTTGATGAATTCCAACATTTTATTTATGAAAATCCAGAGGCTACACCGAAAGAAAGGAAGTTGGCTTGGAGAGAGTTAGAAAAAAAATATTTACCACATCGAGATTATGATGGTAATGAATATTTAGAACAAGGTGGTTTTTGGCAACGTCAAAGTCACATATATCAAACTCCGTTTTATTATATTGATTATACGCTAGCGCAAATTTGTGCTTTCCAATTTTGGAAAAAGTCAAGAGAGGATCAGCAATCTGCTTGGAATGATTATGTTCATCTTTGCAAACAGGGAGGAAGCCAATCATTTACAAACCTTGTGAAAGTAGCAAATTTAAAATCTCCTTTTGAAGAGGGCTGTGTACAATCAGTTGTAGGGGAAATTGATGCATGGTTAAGTGGAGTAGAAGATAAAAAGTTGTAA
- a CDS encoding cation:proton antiporter, producing MHELDLHHIFELGMILIMLAAGITAIAKKFKQPYPIALVIVGTIIGLVNIPVLEPLKQFITEGEVFNFVIITLFLPALLGEAALKLPYTHLLENKKPIIALAFGGTFLSFLIIGFSSHYLLNLSIPAAFVFAALMSATDPVSVLSIFKSVGVKKRLATVIEGESLFNDGLAVVLFNISAFYLLSYIDQGWVGAGLGAWEFVKVISLGLIIGGSLGFAFSLLTKYFDDYPLEIIFSIILFYGSFLLAESVHASGVIAVVVASLIFGNYGSKIGMSPTTKLNINNFWDVAALLANSLVFLMVGLEITRIDLTDRWGMIGLALLIVLIGRSIAVYTSLSIVRNFPANWKHVLNWGGLKGSLSIALVLSLPRDFTGREDILILAFSVVLFSLVFQGLTIKPLIKKLGVISTRKGSDDYERYLAQLYRYQASKDELYNVKSKLYIPHPVYKELLATYDAHIENIQKDLNQLFKEHPELKENQMAALKKHILYVEHEAISRLEKEDIISAEIRTAVQETITNELVKLEEK from the coding sequence ATGCACGAATTAGACTTGCACCACATTTTTGAACTTGGCATGATTTTAATCATGCTTGCGGCAGGAATAACTGCAATAGCAAAAAAGTTTAAGCAACCGTATCCAATTGCGCTTGTTATTGTAGGTACTATTATTGGGTTAGTAAATATCCCTGTACTTGAACCATTGAAGCAGTTTATTACCGAAGGAGAAGTGTTCAACTTTGTTATCATTACATTGTTTCTACCTGCTTTATTAGGAGAAGCTGCACTGAAACTCCCATACACACATTTGTTGGAAAATAAAAAGCCCATTATTGCATTAGCATTTGGCGGAACCTTTTTGTCTTTCCTTATCATTGGTTTTTCATCCCATTACTTGTTAAATTTATCTATACCTGCGGCCTTCGTATTCGCCGCATTAATGAGTGCTACAGACCCTGTAAGTGTATTATCAATATTTAAAAGTGTTGGTGTTAAAAAACGCCTTGCTACTGTAATTGAAGGTGAATCTCTTTTTAATGATGGCTTAGCAGTTGTTCTATTTAATATTTCTGCATTTTATTTACTCTCTTATATTGATCAAGGTTGGGTAGGCGCCGGCCTAGGTGCTTGGGAATTTGTCAAGGTAATCTCACTAGGACTTATAATTGGTGGTTCATTAGGATTTGCCTTCTCACTATTAACTAAATATTTTGATGATTATCCCCTTGAAATTATTTTTAGTATTATTTTATTTTACGGATCGTTTTTATTAGCTGAAAGCGTTCATGCTTCAGGAGTTATCGCAGTAGTTGTAGCTTCACTTATCTTCGGTAATTATGGATCAAAAATAGGGATGAGCCCAACTACAAAACTAAATATTAATAATTTTTGGGATGTCGCCGCGTTACTTGCCAATTCACTTGTCTTTTTAATGGTCGGGTTGGAAATAACAAGAATAGACCTAACTGACAGATGGGGTATGATTGGATTAGCATTGCTCATCGTATTAATTGGTCGAAGTATTGCGGTCTATACTAGTTTATCAATCGTCAGAAATTTCCCAGCAAATTGGAAGCATGTGTTGAATTGGGGAGGATTAAAAGGGTCTCTATCCATTGCACTCGTATTAAGCTTACCTCGTGACTTTACCGGACGAGAAGATATCTTAATTCTGGCATTCAGTGTTGTACTATTTTCCCTTGTATTTCAAGGTTTAACAATTAAGCCACTTATAAAAAAACTAGGGGTTATTTCTACTAGAAAAGGTTCTGATGATTATGAAAGATATTTAGCCCAACTATACCGATACCAAGCATCAAAGGATGAGCTATATAATGTTAAATCTAAACTATATATCCCTCATCCAGTTTACAAGGAGTTATTAGCTACTTATGACGCACATATAGAAAATATACAGAAAGATCTTAACCAATTATTTAAGGAACACCCTGAATTAAAAGAAAACCAAATGGCTGCTTTAAAAAAACACATTCTATATGTGGAGCATGAAGCCATTAGTCGACTTGAAAAAGAAGACATTATTTCAGCTGAGATTAGGACAGCAGTACAAGAAACGATTACAAACGAACTTGTGAAGCTAGAAGAAAAATAA
- a CDS encoding DUF4931 domain-containing protein translates to MSNTHLEFNVLIGANKPENIINKNASCPFCDRDSLENIIDDDGSIILLKNKYPVLKDAYQTVIIETDECHSELSTYSKDHLYRLLSFSLKHWIKLMNTNEYQSVIFFKNHGPYSGGSLRHPHMQIVGLNDVDYSQNVSIKDFEGIPIASKDGVLFNISSFPRMGFVELNIKLPSFEKHLVMADYIQIATHYVLNHFHKNCNSYNLFFYYVENEIYAKVIPRFTTSPLFVGYSIPQVSNQTSTIVKNIQEKYFK, encoded by the coding sequence GTGTCTAATACACACCTAGAATTCAATGTACTTATAGGTGCAAATAAACCAGAAAATATAATAAATAAAAATGCATCATGTCCATTCTGTGATCGTGATAGCTTGGAAAATATTATAGACGATGATGGGTCAATCATTCTACTAAAGAATAAATATCCAGTTCTAAAAGACGCATATCAAACCGTAATAATTGAAACCGATGAATGTCACTCAGAACTTTCAACTTATTCTAAAGATCATTTGTATCGACTCTTATCCTTCAGCTTAAAGCATTGGATAAAATTAATGAACACAAACGAATATCAGTCAGTCATATTTTTTAAAAACCATGGTCCATATTCGGGTGGATCGTTAAGACACCCACATATGCAAATTGTAGGTCTTAATGATGTTGATTACTCACAAAATGTTTCAATAAAGGATTTCGAAGGCATTCCTATTGCTTCAAAAGATGGTGTTTTGTTCAATATTTCATCCTTTCCTCGAATGGGGTTTGTTGAATTAAATATCAAGTTACCATCTTTTGAGAAACATTTAGTCATGGCAGATTATATCCAAATAGCAACTCATTATGTTTTAAATCACTTTCACAAAAACTGTAATAGTTATAATCTTTTTTTCTATTATGTAGAAAATGAGATATACGCTAAAGTCATTCCACGGTTTACTACATCGCCGTTGTTTGTTGGATATTCAATTCCACAAGTTTCAAATCAAACTTCAACAATAGTAAAAAATATACAAGAAAAATATTTTAAATGA
- the map gene encoding type I methionyl aminopeptidase: MIQLKTSREIALMEKAGALLVSCHKEIAKLIKPGISTYEIDQFVERYLKEHGATPEQKGFRGYEFATCASINDEICHGFPRKKPLNDGDIVTIDMVVNLDGGLADSAWTYAVGQINDKTEKLLSVTKEAMYKGIEKAHIGNRMGDIGHAIQTFVENEGFSVVREFVGHGIGPTIHEEPQVPHFGLPHKGLRLKEGMVITIEPMVNVGTWQSKMDDNHWTARTIDGSLSAQYEHTIAITKDGPQILTDQHERTNV; encoded by the coding sequence ATGATTCAGTTAAAAACATCTAGAGAAATAGCATTAATGGAAAAGGCAGGTGCTTTATTAGTTTCATGTCATAAAGAGATTGCAAAACTAATTAAACCAGGTATATCAACATATGAAATTGACCAATTCGTTGAAAGATATTTAAAGGAGCACGGAGCTACTCCTGAACAAAAAGGATTTCGTGGTTACGAGTTTGCTACTTGTGCATCTATTAATGATGAAATTTGTCATGGATTTCCTCGCAAGAAGCCTCTAAATGATGGAGACATTGTAACGATTGATATGGTCGTTAATTTGGATGGGGGATTAGCAGATTCGGCATGGACATATGCAGTTGGACAAATCAATGACAAAACAGAAAAATTACTATCCGTAACGAAAGAAGCTATGTATAAAGGAATTGAAAAGGCACATATCGGGAATAGAATGGGAGATATCGGTCATGCTATTCAAACATTTGTCGAAAATGAGGGGTTTTCAGTCGTACGTGAATTTGTCGGACACGGAATTGGACCAACTATTCACGAGGAGCCTCAAGTGCCTCACTTTGGTTTACCACATAAAGGTTTGAGGTTAAAGGAAGGTATGGTAATCACTATAGAACCTATGGTAAATGTTGGTACCTGGCAGTCAAAAATGGATGATAATCATTGGACTGCCCGTACGATTGATGGGAGTCTATCAGCACAATATGAGCATACTATTGCAATTACTAAAGATGGACCTCAAATATTAACTGACCAACATGAAAGAACTAATGTATAG
- a CDS encoding S-layer homology domain-containing protein — MVQILRHEVETHGNNTTITVYVNEHRTEFATEFESKQNNDKNDLEESVQNYVKKRFPNLKKATVKVVVGSMLVTSFAVSPALGIIGGGNQAEAAEAEEETEEALESNFSDVSLENMDEETVSAINDLVDMGVITGYEDGTFQPWEDISRQHAAVMFVRMMELDTTDVEDPGFEDVDPDDLYYKEIAAAVEAGLFIKAENFNPTATFTRGQAATVLVRAFDLEGDKTTPFTDITDSGHDDMIGILFNNGITKGTTESTFSPHSEVKRSQFALFLFRTFQLDEVDDDTIGEANPDDEGNVDDEAGNPDDEAGNPDDEGNVPDDEAGNPDDEAGNPDDEGNVPDDEGNVPDDEGNVPDDEAGNPDDEGNVPDDEGNVPDDEGNVPDDEGNVPDDEGNVPDDEENV, encoded by the coding sequence ATGGTACAAATTTTACGACATGAAGTTGAAACACATGGAAACAACACAACAATTACAGTTTATGTAAATGAGCACCGAACAGAATTTGCAACAGAATTTGAATCGAAGCAAAATAATGATAAAAATGATTTAGAAGAAAGTGTACAGAACTATGTCAAAAAGAGATTTCCAAACCTAAAAAAAGCTACTGTTAAAGTCGTTGTTGGCTCAATGCTTGTTACATCCTTTGCAGTTAGTCCAGCCTTAGGGATAATTGGAGGAGGAAATCAAGCTGAAGCAGCTGAAGCAGAAGAAGAGACTGAAGAGGCACTTGAAAGTAATTTTTCAGATGTTTCTCTCGAAAATATGGATGAAGAAACTGTTTCAGCTATTAACGATTTAGTAGATATGGGTGTCATCACCGGATATGAAGATGGCACATTCCAACCTTGGGAAGATATTTCAAGGCAGCATGCAGCTGTAATGTTTGTTAGAATGATGGAATTGGATACAACTGATGTTGAGGACCCAGGGTTTGAAGATGTAGACCCAGATGATTTGTATTACAAAGAAATTGCAGCTGCTGTTGAAGCTGGATTATTCATAAAAGCAGAGAATTTTAATCCGACTGCTACTTTTACACGGGGTCAAGCTGCTACTGTTTTAGTTAGAGCATTTGATTTAGAAGGTGATAAAACGACACCATTTACAGATATAACAGATAGTGGTCACGATGATATGATTGGAATTTTATTCAATAACGGTATAACCAAAGGAACAACTGAATCAACATTTTCACCACATTCCGAAGTAAAACGATCACAATTCGCTCTATTTTTGTTTAGAACTTTTCAATTAGATGAAGTAGATGATGATACGATTGGTGAAGCTAATCCTGATGATGAGGGTAATGTCGACGACGAGGCTGGTAACCCTGACGACGAGGCCGGTAATCCTGATGATGAGGGCAATGTTCCTGATGATGAGGCCGGTAACCCTGACGACGAGGCCGGTAATCCTGATGATGAGGGCAATGTTCCTGATGATGAGGGTAATGTTCCTGATGATGAGGGTAATGTTCCTGATGATGAGGCCGGTAATCCTGATGATGAGGGTAATGTTCCTGATGATGAGGGCAATGTTCCTGATGATGAGGGTAATGTTCCTGATGATGAGGGTAATGTTCCTGATGATGAGGGTAATGTTCCTGATGATGAGGAAAACGTCTAG
- a CDS encoding ATP-binding protein, protein MNVQDFIHNRNKFLSKLLAIVYAIEIAISIYINEFHTIMLIGLALLFLIYSFIILAANPTLTMYVIIISLFTYFFVLNFFSPNSGNYFLIIFGIIVTTLYHQVLPIIFSGAIASSMLIFFFITNYEENFAAPSATTDIYFGYFTVLTTIFFIFLAINTRQLWLSAQHSEQILKQQLISIQEYFQSFFENSNDAILLLDINGTIIMMNDAFERIYGWSYEEAVGFHIEKITYKREERNELLQRVLSGERIVALPFSDEGKHGKKIEAEITLSPIYNDQQVIIAISVIARDISSKKETEARLIQSEKLAVVGEMAAGVAHEIRNPLTVISGFMKIIDSDKNNPYKYYSKLILDELKRINLIISEFLILAKPQAVKYEQVKINTIIEDVILLFQSECNLRDVNIHYENSNKSTLLTCEANQLKQVFINLLKNSIEAMPTGGTIHLVCTSTSNNLLIEVQDNGQGIPSSIIENIGNPFFTTKESGTGLGMMISQKIIQDHKGELSITSKENEGTTVTVRLPLQ, encoded by the coding sequence GTGAATGTACAAGACTTTATTCATAATAGGAACAAATTTTTAAGTAAATTGCTAGCCATTGTTTACGCAATAGAAATTGCTATCTCCATTTATATAAATGAGTTTCACACTATCATGCTTATTGGACTAGCCCTACTTTTTTTAATATATAGCTTTATAATCCTAGCTGCCAATCCAACTTTGACGATGTATGTAATCATCATTTCATTGTTCACATATTTTTTTGTCTTAAACTTCTTCTCACCAAACAGTGGGAACTATTTTCTAATCATATTTGGGATCATAGTCACCACTCTTTATCATCAGGTTCTACCCATCATTTTTTCTGGGGCTATTGCTAGCAGCATGCTAATATTTTTCTTTATAACGAATTACGAAGAAAATTTTGCAGCTCCTTCGGCCACAACAGATATCTATTTCGGTTATTTTACAGTATTAACTACGATATTTTTTATTTTTTTGGCTATTAATACGAGGCAGCTCTGGTTAAGTGCCCAACATAGCGAGCAAATATTGAAGCAGCAACTGATATCTATTCAAGAATACTTTCAATCATTTTTCGAAAATTCAAACGATGCTATACTGTTATTAGATATTAACGGGACTATAATTATGATGAACGATGCATTTGAACGAATTTACGGCTGGAGCTACGAGGAAGCTGTAGGATTTCACATTGAAAAAATTACCTACAAACGAGAAGAACGGAATGAATTATTACAACGAGTCCTATCTGGAGAAAGGATTGTTGCATTACCATTCAGTGATGAAGGTAAACATGGGAAGAAAATAGAGGCTGAAATTACATTATCGCCCATTTACAATGATCAACAGGTAATCATAGCTATTTCAGTCATAGCCAGAGACATTAGTAGTAAAAAGGAAACAGAAGCACGGCTTATTCAATCTGAAAAACTGGCAGTAGTAGGTGAAATGGCCGCAGGAGTTGCACATGAAATCCGTAACCCATTAACAGTCATATCAGGGTTCATGAAAATTATAGATAGTGATAAAAATAATCCGTATAAATATTATTCCAAATTAATATTAGATGAACTCAAGCGAATAAACTTGATTATTAGTGAATTTTTAATTTTAGCCAAGCCACAGGCAGTGAAATACGAACAAGTAAAGATCAATACAATTATAGAAGATGTCATTTTACTGTTTCAATCAGAGTGTAATTTACGTGACGTCAATATCCATTACGAGAATTCAAATAAATCTACTCTCCTTACATGTGAGGCGAACCAGTTAAAGCAAGTGTTCATAAATTTATTAAAAAACTCCATCGAAGCAATGCCAACAGGTGGTACTATTCACTTAGTGTGCACGAGCACAAGTAATAACCTCCTTATAGAAGTACAAGATAATGGGCAAGGTATACCAAGTTCAATTATTGAGAATATCGGTAACCCGTTTTTCACTACGAAAGAAAGTGGGACAGGTCTTGGTATGATGATTAGCCAAAAGATTATTCAAGACCACAAAGGAGAACTATCTATTACTAGCAAAGAGAATGAAGGAACAACTGTAACAGTCCGGCTTCCACTACAGTAA
- a CDS encoding DUF3888 domain-containing protein — protein sequence MNKYYIVVLLTLAMLLTPPLLTLAEELPKPPKESREELYHDMFLSLLSSEIDKPILEYYSKLINEPSVVYTYMIDVISAERVYGYRSFRFYVTLEVHPVVGPHISVGKDRLKFDISAGKAELIEFKHLETHQLPEHWQHILLNQ from the coding sequence TTGAATAAGTATTATATAGTTGTTTTATTGACATTAGCCATGTTGTTAACACCCCCATTATTGACCTTAGCGGAAGAGTTACCAAAGCCACCTAAAGAATCGAGAGAAGAACTATATCACGATATGTTCCTTAGTTTGCTTTCATCCGAAATTGACAAGCCAATATTAGAGTATTACTCGAAATTAATAAATGAGCCCTCAGTCGTTTACACTTATATGATTGATGTAATTAGTGCTGAGAGGGTTTATGGTTATCGATCATTTAGATTTTATGTCACGTTAGAAGTTCATCCAGTTGTAGGGCCACATATCAGCGTAGGCAAAGATAGACTGAAATTTGATATTAGCGCGGGAAAAGCTGAATTAATTGAGTTTAAGCATTTAGAAACACATCAACTTCCAGAGCATTGGCAGCATATACTTTTAAATCAATAA
- a CDS encoding ATP-binding protein yields the protein MKKKRGVFKHIYLYILLVIIPSILIITIVINYVVDDLKKDLYDETKEIVKFHENHIDSFIGEAKVSLETLALVYNNLDESESNLTQILQNTQQKDPRFDGLYFVNKSGVITVGSTAMLENVPIYDREYFLEAQKTKKTTISKSLFSRVSGDEVIVVITPITQNKDEIKGYLLASLRLNYMENVMNQLTPNMIIKVSDSNQPFLFGTKQAKNINEPFPIKEQFNEVPWVIEAQPLALEKKELIQTSLLIIGLTFFFTNIIFLFGEYILLKRKAKVERLQNDAQKLELVGALAASTAHEIRNPLTGIKGLIQLLSEKYKNKEDQYYFSVIQTEINRINEISSEFLVLGKPTIQKNEKYCLVDILDELDPILRSEANLYNVELDVITPTHKVYVRLSKDHIKQVILNLTKNALESIKNDGRIKIQLCTRDKFCKLEITDNGKGMPEEVLSKVFTPFFTMKDKGTGLGLVVCKRIVNMYNGHIKIHSIENKGTTVEILFPLCTSKK from the coding sequence TTGAAGAAAAAACGTGGAGTATTTAAACACATTTATTTATATATTTTATTAGTAATCATTCCATCAATATTAATTATTACGATAGTAATTAACTATGTTGTAGATGACTTAAAAAAAGATTTGTATGATGAGACGAAAGAGATTGTCAAATTTCATGAAAATCATATAGACAGTTTTATCGGAGAGGCAAAAGTTAGTTTAGAAACGCTTGCATTAGTCTATAACAATTTGGATGAGAGTGAAAGTAATTTAACACAAATTTTACAAAATACGCAACAAAAAGACCCTCGATTTGATGGATTGTATTTTGTGAATAAAAGTGGAGTTATCACAGTAGGCTCAACTGCGATGCTTGAGAATGTTCCAATCTACGATCGAGAATACTTTCTAGAAGCACAAAAAACTAAAAAAACAACAATCTCAAAATCCCTTTTTAGTAGAGTTAGTGGTGATGAAGTCATAGTAGTTATCACACCTATAACACAAAACAAGGATGAAATAAAAGGTTATTTATTAGCGAGTTTACGTCTTAATTACATGGAAAATGTCATGAATCAGTTAACTCCGAATATGATTATTAAAGTTTCTGATTCCAATCAGCCATTTTTATTTGGGACGAAGCAAGCTAAAAATATTAACGAACCTTTCCCAATTAAAGAACAATTTAATGAAGTACCTTGGGTCATAGAAGCTCAACCTCTAGCTTTGGAGAAAAAAGAGCTCATTCAAACAAGTTTGTTAATTATAGGGCTTACGTTCTTTTTTACTAATATCATATTTTTATTTGGAGAATATATTTTACTTAAAAGAAAAGCCAAAGTTGAACGCCTACAGAATGATGCTCAAAAGCTTGAGTTGGTAGGAGCATTAGCAGCAAGTACTGCACATGAGATTCGCAACCCTTTAACTGGTATAAAAGGGCTCATTCAACTGTTAAGTGAAAAATATAAAAACAAAGAAGATCAATATTATTTCTCTGTTATCCAAACAGAAATTAATAGAATTAATGAAATTTCAAGTGAATTTTTAGTTCTTGGAAAACCTACTATTCAAAAAAATGAAAAGTATTGCCTAGTAGATATTTTAGATGAACTTGACCCTATTCTGCGCTCAGAAGCAAATTTATATAATGTAGAGCTAGATGTTATTACGCCAACACATAAAGTTTATGTGCGCCTTTCAAAAGATCATATTAAACAAGTCATATTAAATCTAACAAAAAATGCTCTTGAATCGATAAAGAATGATGGACGAATTAAAATACAATTATGTACAAGAGATAAATTCTGTAAACTTGAGATCACAGATAATGGAAAAGGTATGCCGGAAGAGGTATTATCGAAAGTATTCACACCATTTTTTACAATGAAGGATAAAGGGACTGGTCTTGGCCTTGTCGTATGTAAAAGGATCGTTAATATGTATAACGGACATATAAAGATTCATAGTATTGAAAACAAAGGGACGACCGTTGAGATTTTATTCCCATTATGTACATCTAAGAAGTAG